Proteins from one Ananas comosus cultivar F153 linkage group 5, ASM154086v1, whole genome shotgun sequence genomic window:
- the LOC109710096 gene encoding farnesylcysteine lyase isoform X1, protein MATSLPFPFPLLPLLLLLSTITTTSSSSSSSSPKVCVVGSGIGGASASHFLKQYTCTTTTTSPGAAAAAAAPCVDDIRVFERRDVAGGRTATVSVAGDEFEAGASIIHPRNLHAARFAALLGLSHRPDDDGDDSWLGIWDGSSFVFKTLAPPPPSSGSLYWKLHELLNSLLVFRRYGLSLLRMDRFVKKMLERFMLFYNGFESRPVFETVEEMLKWTDLYGLTQRTLEEELVDAGLNSRTISELVTVITRVNYGQSVSISGLAGAVSLAGSESGLWAVKGGNRLLATGLIKHANATLHLHEEIISISDAEGYYVLKSAQGNEYNCDVTVIATPLDELNITFDPVVSLPPRKLQHTYTTFVRGLLNPKYFGLKSALEIPDLVGTLELSDIPFSSLSVLKKYSEGDATYKLFSRAPLDDGLLDQIFSTRTETVRINWPAYPHYKAPEVFAPIILDGKHLYYINSFESAASAIEASAVAAENVARLIISRLSKLSSNAADVKLFVSEEAEALHKEL, encoded by the exons ATGGCCACATccctccccttccccttccccctcctccccctcctcctcctcctctcgaccataaccaccacctcctcctcctcctcctcctcctctcccaaGGTGTGCGTCGTTGGTAGCGGCATCGGCGGCGCCTCGGCCTCGCATTTCCTCAAACAGTACACCTGCACCACCACTACCACCTcccccggcgccgccgccgccgcggcggcacCTTGCGTCGACGAC ATCCGCGTCTTCGAGCGGCGCGACGTCGCCGGGGGCCGCACCGCCACCGTCTCCGTCGCCGGCGACGAGTTCGAGGCCGGCGCCTCCATCATCCACCCCCGGAACCTCCACGCCGCGCGCTTCGCCGCGCTCCTCGGCCTGAGCCATAGGCccgacgacgacggcgatgACTCCTGGCTGGGGATTTGGGACGGGTCGAGCTTCGTGTTCAAAACCCTAGCGCCGCCTCCCCCGTCGAGTGGGTCCCTGTATTGGAAACTTCACGAGCTCCTCAACTCGCTTCTCGTCTTCCGTCGCTATGGGCTCTCTCTCCTTCGGATGGATCGCTTCGTTaag AAAATGTTGGAAAGATTCATGCTCTTTTACAATGGCTTTGAATCACGGCCTGTGTTCGAGACAGTGGAGGAGATGCTGAAATGGACGGATCTTTATGGACTCACGCAACGGACTCTCGAGGAGGAACTCGTAGATGCTGGGTTGAATTCCCGCACAATTTCAGAACTTGTAACT GTAATTACAAGAGTCAACTACGGTCAGAGTGTGAGCATAAGCGGGCTAGCAGGTGCAGTGTCCCTAGCAGGCTCTGAATCAGGCTTGTGGGCCGTGAAGGGGGGAAACCGCCTGCTGGCGACAGGACTTATTAAGCATGCGAATGCCACATTGCACCTCCATGAAGAGATAATTTCCATCTCTGATGCAGAAGGCTATTATGTGCTCAAATCTGCGCAAGGGAATGAGTACAATTGTGATGTCACTGTGATCGCTACGCCACTCGATGAGCTGAACATCACATTTGATCCTGTGGTCTCTCTTCCACCTCGAAAGCTTCAACATACATATACAACATTCGTGAGGGGCCTTTTGAACCCT AAATATTTTGGCTTAAAATCTGCATTGGAAATCCCGGACCTTGTGGGCACTCTTGAGCTCTCTGATATCCCTTTCTCCAGCCTCTCTGTCCTGAAGAAGTATAGCGAAGGAGACGCGACTTACAAGTTGTTCTCTCGTGCTCCGCTGGATGATGGTTTACTGGATCAAATTTTCAG CACGAGGACCGAAACTGTTCGCATTAATTGGCCAGCATATCCTCATTATAAAGCTCCAGAAGTCTTCGCGCCAATTATTTTAGACGGGAAGCACTTATACTACATAAACTCCTTCGAGAGCGCGGCCAGTGCAATAGAAGCCAGCGCAGTTGCAGCCGAAAACGTCGCACGCCTTATCATATCGAGGCTTTCTAAGCTATCATCAAATGCTGCAGATGTGAAGCTATTTGTATCTGAAGAAGCAGAAGCTCTGCACAAAGAGCTTTGA
- the LOC109710360 gene encoding ubinuclein-1-like produces MEPANPPNVAAAAEVAAQSPEEERRMQFYVELKPGETTIVSWKKLLREAAKEGGDSAPQVGVDPVFADQAGPSGPIIPAENELKDDQPPQNRFSAVIEKIERLYMGKQSSDEEELDDIPDDDQYDTEDSFIDDAELDEYFQVDKLATKHTGYFVNKGKLEQIEPSSTPNVMLNRRRRKDSTKVRGEKDRDHDASMGDMQMITVAGSASVARGKSSSRDLGLYGEHFHEERRRMKNSLKAPTAVLKKKFGDYTSSVDNPTSAKLSDNIVLSLPSVRKEFQRHKAGASSHYEGQIKKSSLIDENARANKVRRKEHYAAGEFADMNSYGSVYPTQTIQPTYAKEKEGSSMRPKGTTLERAIRDLEKIVAESRPPSHDVHVVDPATQGAKRRLPQEVKQKLAKVARLSATRGKISEDELLDRLMGILGHLVQRETLKRNIRQMVELGLSAKQQKADRFQQIKKEINEMIRAHVSQMQTRASEQLDGSADDFQEGINSNVRKDLKGRYRMDAALEDRICDLYDLYVEGMDEDKGPQSRKLYVQLAELWPHGYMDNVGIKDAIYRSKERKRALYRPHKVRDEERIKRKKLASAVRVEVNSQTSTQGRAIQERPAIDSASHTIVPSNKPLSNQPLPSPTAEPGLIQGSKMIDKAQLGGSSAIADFDVKKKLKRKSESEPGETLVHPLKVDAQHGKERNKPHKLGDGANATNQAKLSPQVSGGPSGSDHPN; encoded by the exons ATGGAGCCGGCTAACCCTCCGaatgtggcggcggcggcggaggtggcggcgcAGTCGCCGGAGGAGGAGCGGAGGATGCAGTTCTACGTGGAGCTGAAGCCGGGGGAGACCACCATTGTGTCGTGGAAGAAGCTGCTCAGGGAGGCTGCGAAGGAGGGTGGGGATTCGGCCCCGCAAGTCGGGGTCGATCCGGTGTTCGCCGACCAAGCTGGTCCTTCTGGTCCG ATTATACCTGCTGAAAATGAACTGAAGGATGATCAACCACCTCAGAACAGATTTAGCGCAGTCATTGAAAAAATTGAACGCCTATATATG GGTAAGCAAAGCAGCGATGAGGAAGAACTTGATGACATTCCTGACGATGATCAATATGACACTGAGGATTCGTTTATTGATGATGCTGAACTG GATGAATATTTCCAAGTTGACAAATTGGCAACTAAACACACTGGTTATTTTGTCAATAAAGGAAAGTTGGAACAGAT CGAACCTAGCTCTACACCTAATGTTATGCTAAacagaaggagaagaaaagattCAACAAAAGTTCGTGGAGAAAAGGATCGAGATCATGATGCTAGCATGGGTGATATGCAGATGATAACTGTTGCAGGCAGTGCTTCTGTCGCAAGGGGAAAGTCATCAAGTAGAGATTTGGGTCTCTATGGTGAACATTTTCACGAAGAAAGGAGACGGATGAAAAATTCATTAAAGGCCCCCACAGCAGTCCTTAAAAAGAAATTTGGCGATTACACATCCAGTGTTGACAATCCAACATCTGCAAAGCTTTCGGATAATATTGTCTTGTCTCTGCCTTCAGTGCGGAAGGAATTCCAGAGACATAAAGCTGGTGCTTCTTCACATTATGAAGGTCAAATAAAGAAGTCATCGCTTATTGACGAAAATGCCAGAGCAAATAAAGTACGGCGCAAAGAACACTATGCAGCTGGTGAATTTGCTGACATGAACAGTTATGGAAGTGTCTATCCTACACAAACAATA CAGCCAACATATGCTAAGGAGAAGGAAGGTTCTTCTATGAGGCCTAAGGGCACGACACTTGAGCGAGCTATTCGTGACCTTGAGAAGATAGTTGCAGAGT CCAGACCACCAAGTCATGATGTCCATGTTGTGGATCCTGCAACTCAAGGAGCTAAAAGGAGATTGCCTCAGGAAGTAAAGCAAAAGCTTGCTAAAGTTGCGAGATTATCG GCAACACGAGGTAAAATATCAGAAGACGAGTTACTAGACCGCCTTATGGGTATTCTTGGTCATCTGGTTCAGCGCGAGACTCTGAag AGAAACATTAGGCAGATGGTTGAATTGGGACTTTCAGCTAAACAGCAGAAGGCTGACCGATTccagcaaataaaaaaagagatcaaTGAAATGATCAGAGCACATGTTTCACAGATGCAGACGAGG GCATCTGAACAACTGGATGGTTCAGCTGATGATTTTCAGGAAGGCATTAATAGCAATGTAAGAAAAGATCTGAAAGGGAGGTATCGCATGGATGCTGCTCTAGAAGACAGAATCTGCGATCTCTATGATTTGTATGTTGAG GGAATGGATGAAGACAAAGGCCCTCAAAGCAGGAAATTATATGTTCAG CTTGCTGAGTTATGGCCGCATGGTTATATGGATAATGTTGGGATCAAAGATGCTATATACAGATCGAAGGAACGCAAAAGGGCACTTTACAGGCCACACAAG GTTCGCGACGAGGAACGGATTAAGAGGAAAAAACTCGCCTCAGCTGTCAGGGTTGAGGTAAACAGTCAAACTAGCACTCAAGGGCGAGCCATACAAGAGCGACCGGCTATCGATTCCGCTAGCCACACCATAGTTCCTTCTAACAAGCCGCTGTCCAATCAGCCTCTGCCTTCGCCTACTGCCGAACCCGGACTTATCCAAGGATCGAAAATGATCGACAAGGCTCAACTAGGTGGTTCAAGCGCAATTGCCGATTTTGATGTGAAGAAGAAGCTGAAGAGGAAGTCGGAATCGGAACCGGGAGAAACCCTAGTCCATCCGCTTAAGGTTGATGCGCAGCATGGCAAGGAAAGAAACAAGCCTCACAAGCTGGGCGACGGTGCGAACGCGACCAACCAAGCTAAGTTGAGTCCTCAGGTAAGTGGCGGTCCTTCAGGTTCGGACCACCCGAATTGA
- the LOC109710096 gene encoding farnesylcysteine lyase isoform X2: MATSLPFPFPLLPLLLLLSTITTTSSSSSSSSPKVCVVGSGIGGASASHFLKQYTCTTTTTSPGAAAAAAAPCVDDIRVFERRDVAGGRTATVSVAGDEFEAGASIIHPRNLHAARFAALLGLSHRPDDDGDDSWLGIWDGSSFVFKTLAPPPPSSGSLYWKLHELLNSLLVFRRYGLSLLRMDRFVKKMLERFMLFYNGFESRPVFETVEEMLKWTDLYGLTQRTLEEELVDAGLNSRTISELVTVITRVNYGQSVSISGLAGAVSLAGSESGLWAVKGGNRLLATGLIKHANATLHLHEEIISISDAEGYYVLKSAQGNEYNCDVTVIATPLDELNITFDPVVSLPPRKLQHTYTTFVRGLLNPKYFGLKSALEIPDLVGTLELSDIPFSSLSVLKKYSEGDATYKLFSRAPLDDGLLDQIFSTRTETVRINWPAYPHYKAPEVFAPIILDGKHLYYINSFESAASAIEASAVAAENVARLIISRLSKLSSNAADVKLFVSEEAEALHKEL; this comes from the exons ATGGCCACATccctccccttccccttccccctcctccccctcctcctcctcctctcgaccataaccaccacctcctcctcctcctcctcctcctctcccaaGGTGTGCGTCGTTGGTAGCGGCATCGGCGGCGCCTCGGCCTCGCATTTCCTCAAACAGTACACCTGCACCACCACTACCACCTcccccggcgccgccgccgccgcggcggcacCTTGCGTCGACGACATCCGCGTCTTCGAGCGGCGCGACGTCGCCGGGGGCCGCACCGCCACCGTCTCCGTCGCCGGCGACGAGTTCGAGGCCGGCGCCTCCATCATCCACCCCCGGAACCTCCACGCCGCGCGCTTCGCCGCGCTCCTCGGCCTGAGCCATAG GCccgacgacgacggcgatgACTCCTGGCTGGGGATTTGGGACGGGTCGAGCTTCGTGTTCAAAACCCTAGCGCCGCCTCCCCCGTCGAGTGGGTCCCTGTATTGGAAACTTCACGAGCTCCTCAACTCGCTTCTCGTCTTCCGTCGCTATGGGCTCTCTCTCCTTCGGATGGATCGCTTCGTTaag AAAATGTTGGAAAGATTCATGCTCTTTTACAATGGCTTTGAATCACGGCCTGTGTTCGAGACAGTGGAGGAGATGCTGAAATGGACGGATCTTTATGGACTCACGCAACGGACTCTCGAGGAGGAACTCGTAGATGCTGGGTTGAATTCCCGCACAATTTCAGAACTTGTAACT GTAATTACAAGAGTCAACTACGGTCAGAGTGTGAGCATAAGCGGGCTAGCAGGTGCAGTGTCCCTAGCAGGCTCTGAATCAGGCTTGTGGGCCGTGAAGGGGGGAAACCGCCTGCTGGCGACAGGACTTATTAAGCATGCGAATGCCACATTGCACCTCCATGAAGAGATAATTTCCATCTCTGATGCAGAAGGCTATTATGTGCTCAAATCTGCGCAAGGGAATGAGTACAATTGTGATGTCACTGTGATCGCTACGCCACTCGATGAGCTGAACATCACATTTGATCCTGTGGTCTCTCTTCCACCTCGAAAGCTTCAACATACATATACAACATTCGTGAGGGGCCTTTTGAACCCT AAATATTTTGGCTTAAAATCTGCATTGGAAATCCCGGACCTTGTGGGCACTCTTGAGCTCTCTGATATCCCTTTCTCCAGCCTCTCTGTCCTGAAGAAGTATAGCGAAGGAGACGCGACTTACAAGTTGTTCTCTCGTGCTCCGCTGGATGATGGTTTACTGGATCAAATTTTCAG CACGAGGACCGAAACTGTTCGCATTAATTGGCCAGCATATCCTCATTATAAAGCTCCAGAAGTCTTCGCGCCAATTATTTTAGACGGGAAGCACTTATACTACATAAACTCCTTCGAGAGCGCGGCCAGTGCAATAGAAGCCAGCGCAGTTGCAGCCGAAAACGTCGCACGCCTTATCATATCGAGGCTTTCTAAGCTATCATCAAATGCTGCAGATGTGAAGCTATTTGTATCTGAAGAAGCAGAAGCTCTGCACAAAGAGCTTTGA